The nucleotide sequence TGTTGGTTAGTCATACTTCACAATAGCTCAAGTAAACAAACTATACAGTTTTAGGTTTGGAAAGTAAGTTGGATTGACAACGCGCCTGATTGTTGCAGTAATTTCTATTGAAAAGGTGATTATTTTTAGGTGCTTATTAAGCCTGTATATTTCCCCCTTATTGAAATATTGACTTTGCAAGTTTGTGTTTCAAagaaacatgaaaaaatatttccagctGACACGAGAAATCGggtagaataattttatttatttatgatgtTCTTCTTATTAAGTTCTTAGAATTAAGTTCGGCATAGCTACGATATCGAATGCGTGGGCATATTAGTAGCGCCAAAATCCTGCTGCAGACATACCACCAATTAGAACGACCAATTAGAACCCCCAATAATCAAAGTTAAATTGTTGATTTTAGACTAACAGTTAAGAATACtgtcttttataattttacacgATAAAACTGTGTCTGACCTGATGAAATATGTATAGCATAGACCGAATTTAATGCCAAGGGAACCCAAGAGCGCTTGCTGTATCAATGCCTAGTTCTGTGAAAGAGGTGAATTGCCTTTGTCTTAAATTTGCATTCTTCCCATCATTGAAGGATATTGCAGCCAGAGGATTAGCAATTTACTAAAGCTCAAGGAAAACAGCATGAGAGTCTATGCAATTCTGCAATCACATAGCAACACCAGAGGGACCAGTTCAGAGCTATGGATTGATCAACAGCCAAGTCAACCTAACCAAACCGAACTTTATGAACTAAGTTTGATCTTGACTcatacttatttttttgtttgtgctgGTTAActttaatattataatgaattttAGAGTATTCCTTgtttaaatttgcaataaaaaataatatacgagAACAAGGCAGTGCATAGAAGTGGGTGAgttaaatttattaatcaaaTAATTCCAGTAAAAATCTTAACTATCTAATTAAATAATCTAAGTGCGATTCCGTCAATATAAAAATCATAGGGAATCTGCGGTTTCCGAAGATGCTACAGCCTGCTTTACAGCGAgattaacatacatacaaagtttTGCTAATATATCCCATTTTTGTTGGGGTTAATGTTCGCGTAGACGCACGACGGGCGGGGGGAAATCGAAATCTCTCTTGCAATTGGTAGACCAAATTTGATTCATTTATGCCAGTAGGTTTTGAGTTACATAAATGAATATCTAAACATAGAAAGTGAACGGTGGCACACTAATACTCCACACTTTTATAACACTTGACTttctatttaattataaaaacaacGTTTTTTGTTGGGCGTagttatcaatgaattttgtcCATCTGCCCTATTCTTCTGTACTTAGTTTTATCGAAACATCTCAATTTTAGGCCGTACTATAaagtgcggccgccgtagcccagGTGATTGGGGCGTGACTAATATTTGGGAGTGtccaggttcgaatctccgggcaTATAACATCAAATGacagaaacaaattttgtaatgagcggtcgcgcctcggtaggtaagtgtatttctgccatgaaaaagctcctcataaaaacccatctgatgcacgccacaaataggaggtcaATTATATGCAGGGGGGGCcctatagcgtttgctttttgaaccaccaatttttttgagcatggtaacacaaatgacatgtcaaatgtgttcataatttacgtaaaggtttgacatttacgaaatgggacgctatacgcttgaacaaaattgggaaatattgaaaacctatttccaaagtgctgagtctttttattcttttctgattttcagaaaatccacacgttactgtagagaagcaaatgcatccacaacgagtcactgtttggtgcggtttttggtctggcggcatcatcgggtcattctttttcgaaaatgagcgaggagccgcggttacagtaaatggcgagcgttaccgtgatatgctcaacgagttgtttccaaaaattgaagaggatgacatggacgacatttggtttcaacaggacggtgcaacttgtcacactgccaaagttacactcgaacttttggctaccgttattgaaaaccgaataatcagccgaaattccgatatcaattggccgcctcggacctgtgatttaagcccgttggactatattttgtggggagccgttaaggacaaatgctatgcgaaccatccagagacgattgatgctttaaaacacgaaatcgaagttgccattcatgaaattggagcccaaacaatcgaaaagtttgaaaaaatattgattagttttttctatatagtcgattcaaaaagcaaattttacatggcccaccctatatatgcatatatattatacGTTGTATAGACGGATGAACGAACATAAATCAAAATATCGGAGAGGTGTTCGATGTTTTCCTGTTTTACTCGAGTTATTTCTTGTACGGATGGACGACCGAACATTTTAACCAAGAGCGCAAGGGTACTAACAAAAGTTCTCGAATGAAACCTCATATCTTGACTCCATATATGTGCGGTAAGGGTGAGGCCATATATACACTTCTTTAGATATTTAAATCTATTTGTAAGTTtgttaaacaattttctttCTAAAACCAAAAGTTTGAGTGCCGGCTACCCGGATAATATCAGATAGTAGAAAATGGCTGGAAGAACAAGTTTGTAACTATAGTTGGCctgcacaaaaaatttaaactggAAGATAGCAGAAAACGGAAGAGCGGTGATTCTCTAATTCGTTTTTTTGGGGAGAATATCATTTGAGCCCTGAATAacctgctaaaatttttaaaagaaaatatatttcgtcGACACAGTTTTGTTGCTTACTCACAGTAAATTTACACTACAAATGAAACCAGATATTAAAAAGTACATTGTATACGGTCTGGCATCACTCCTACCATACTTGAAGACATGGCAATCCTGTGTGTaagaaattgttatttttttggcaGTGACGTTACTTATTCAGGCAAAcgaaacaaaacctaaaaaggAGCAAAAGACAGACAGGAAATCAAAACACCGCCAAAATATAAACAAGCATTTGCCAAATGTTTCTTTATCATTCGTAGTCAAGAATAAATGGCCTTCTGATtccgtatgtgtatatgtaagtacatattgtagagtttttcaatttaaacgaaatgaaaacaacttaaaatttcttacgccttttcaatttcgaaaatttttaaatttattattttttttgagttttagaAATGCTTACCAATTAAAATTctcaatttaaacaaaaaatttttttttgttaaatataaaattacttaaaaattcaCAATATGAGTAAAATAGCGttgaatttgtaataaaaagtaCTAGGACAACTTTTATTTTGTCACATTTCATTAATATTGCAGAATTAAAAATTCGGTTATTTTCTGATGAAAGACATCGTGTTAACACATATTCCTttttgaacagttttttttttataatacaaaaaaataattttacatctTAACTTACAAATCAAAACGATAAAAAATTtcggatacatacatacatataaaagtttcacaaaatatttgtgCAGCTCGCTTAaactatttaaatcaaaaatattcgaaatctGCATTCTTatgaaaaggaaatatttttgctcatatgtagttttagtattgtaatttttgtaatataacgGTGTGAGTGATGGTATGCACATCTTGTATGCATCTGTTACGACTTTTCTTGGTACTGTGCAAAGCATATTTgagtaaaacaaatttatgatCGTATTGCGTTTAATCTCATTATGTATAAGTTCTCCAAAACAAAGCGATATGAATGAGGGGAGCGTTTAAGACAAAATATTCCGCCCCACTCTCGTCTTTAAATGTTCTACTTTCTATAATATTGCGGAAATCATTCGATGTACTTCTACTTTGCAAATCATACAGTTCTCTTCATGAGTCAGTTTTACTTCTGAAAACGTAATATGCACCTCAGAATACAGCGTTAAATAAACTCCAGAATTGAATTGCACATTTGAAGCTGTTAGATACAGGTATTGCAGAAAGTATCAAATGTACTTCACAGGTATACATCTAATGTAATATGTACATTTCTACATTTAAAGACACCGCAAAGAAAGGTAACTCGAGAAGTTTGTTCTGACACCAAGGCCAAATTCTAGGATTAGCTGAAGAACACAAGAAACTGTAAAAAAACACGGAAgactatttttatacaaaagaagcAGGTTGGaaccaaaaaaattcaacttgtTTAGTTATCGTGACAATACCCAATTTATAAGTAATGCTGCATATGCAGCTTCTCATTTTcttatcaattaattttttaagcattaatGTTGTAAAGGCGAAACGTGAACGAAACGTGAACTTGCGCatactttatttcataggaCGAAATCGAACTATTTTTAACGTTTTCATAAAACAGCAAGAGGAACAAAGGTGAGGTATGTATTACTACATAAAACGCCcataacataaattttttccaaaataattcaTTAGAAAATTTCAAGGATATTTAAGATTACATTTATTAAAGGACATTATTGTACTATATTTGCCTTGGATGTATCCTCTTTCGAGTGAAATCCATATTAATAGAGtgagtataaatatttatggagcggagaaggttgagacatctcggccaactgcagccagaagaaaggcacacacACTCAATCCAGCACATATGTATGCTATATCCTGAGTTTATTGTGGTATTGTGATGAGTAGAAAGCACAAAATACCATGGGGTCGAGGTGCGAACCTCGTAGAAGACCTATGTatctacaaatatttaaaaccatttttcgaaaacttaatCCTATGAAATTTCAAAGTCCTTTCAAATGTGCTTTTAAATTTACgagcaaatgaaaatttaagtatGCACCATTACTATATAAAGTATGTCTGTAGTTTGAATTGCATATGAAAACATCCCTGGATAACGTTTACTGTCACACGGTGTAATCAGTTTAGCTTTTGTGTGAGGAAATATTCCACTTTCCGTGTTAAGGACACGGGCCGAGGTTGGGATTGTTACTTATTTGGATTAGTATAACACCGGCTATTCAAATTAGTATAGTAGTTATTTTTGCAAGGCTTAAGAATTGTCATACGACCATATTAACTATTTCTAATATCTTTACATCCTCTTTATATTTTTGCATGCACAACGAgttattttgaaacaatttagTATGGCACATAATTTCGAACTATATATACATTTTCGATGCACTTTTGATTGACATGAGTTTTGGatgcttttaaaaatgtatatttaagtATAAATCGATTATCAGTTTTGTATGGCAAATAACGGAAATCATACTTTACTTTTATTAGAATGCAGACTTCAAATAAGTTTGATTGTTCAGTTTTTATGGTACACTATAAATCATACTTTTGCTATTTGTTGATGTTGTGGTGTGTAGAACTGTTAGCATTCAAGTTTTATTCATTAACATCACattgatttttcaattatttcgtatagCACATTGATATTCGCTTATCAATTTGgcaaacttttttgttgttgttggtgtttctGCTTGCAAACTAAGTAACTCAGTTGCCAATTTAAATAGTTATAactacattgttgttgttgtttattaaattaatttgttaatATCACTTTAACCATCTTTGTTTAGATGGTGCGTTTGCTTGTTTGTAGTAGGTTGCTTGCCgcttactttttttgttgtattcgcGGACGCATATCACATATCAATTAAAttgcaaaatacatacatacgtacatacaatacatgctTAGTACAATTCATGTTATACgtactatacatacatttgttgttttttcttcatttgccCTGACTGCTTTGTTCTTATTACGTATTATTATTCACATACAGATGTTAATAAATTTGttggtttgttgtttttgtctttCAATTCTCTCCTCTCTAAATTACGAGTTTGATATATTCATAGTTATACTTTTCATCACAattcgtttttgttgtttttttgtttgtttgtaatgcatactcttttttgtttttgatttacaATTCGTGCATTTTGGTACTAGttggaatttttctaagtttgtaCCACGTATGGAAATTTGATTATGTTGTTAAATCTAGTATACGATTGCaacaatatacacatacatacatatatgcacgctTTACCAGCATCTTTGAGCATTGTTGACATTTGAGCTTAACATTTAAAGGTAACTAACTAACTTATTAGTTGCACGATTTAGCAGAGAGCACAGAAATTATACATAAAGAGTTAACTTTGCAATTTGTTAactttgttcacaattttcaccaagtatattttaaaaatctttacaTAAGTGTATTTCGACTAAAAACAATTGAGTTACACATATTTTGTCTCAAACTCTCATTTACTTTACTagcgttgaatttttttccatagcTGCCATCCTTCGAAACTCCTGCTTCCATAATTGATTTTATACTGggcaaactgattttttttaaacgtttAACTAATTCAACAGATTTTAAACACTGCTAAATAATTTAATCTTTtaaattatgcaaataaaatgttgaaattaGTTAAAGCTGATTATAAAaggacgatttttttttctggagTATTATCAAAATTGGAatgtaaaatgaatttaaaaaagcctaaaaaattgatccaaatagAATAAATACTCCAGACATTGGCAGCACGCTTCTTTAATGTGCTTTAGCAACGCAATcagaaataaaacatttttgcatTAGAAATATCGTTTTCTTTCTCAATGAAATGAGTTgcctttttgaaaattaagttggtattttcaaattgagtttTTAGTAGAGtagtttaagaatttttttaagagtaTAATTTCTTCCAACAGTgactaaaacttaaaaataatccTATTGTCTGTTTGGgggttttttttcttctgtgtttggaaaacaaatatttttttctctagtTCAAGGGAGtttgcatatttaaattttaactttttccccgCAGTACATATATAGTTTCTTTGAAAcgtattattttgaacgaacCATTTTTAAACTACATAAGTGCTCTCTGCTAGCATGAACATACCGAACCGCCTTTTCTTTTTATCGCTGTCAACAGGTTTTACTTAACTAATctaaacattttcatatttgttctTCATCTTACAgtggatgttgttgttgttgttgttatagtcgtttttgttgttgttgcattcttAACGTATGCTGGCTTGCATTAAATCACAGCTTTGGTTcacattaaacaaaatattaatgttgTTCTTTCAATATTTGCTTAGGGTTTTAGAGATTCCACTTTTTTGTGTGTTACgccattttatttaacttgcTTATTCTTCCTCGCATTCCCAGGGGTGTTTAAGTCTTTTAGATCTCTTTTACAAATATAATGTTTCTGCACAGTTACATATATAGcgttcttaaaaaaacacccatttACTTTTAAccaatatacaaacatataaataagcgtttttttaaacaatttcattgatgtataaaattcattttgaatgcgtttaggtttttttttgtcgaaaaaatgctctattttgctgattttttgcgcacaatgttttaaaaaatgacgTACGCTGTATGTGTTTTGTGGACTAAAAAAGTGCAGGTAACGAAATATTATGAACTATTTAAAATATGATGTTTGATAATATTAAGAGCTGAATTAAATTCTGCATTGAAAACATTCACAAAAATATACACATTATAGATTTTAAGTTCGAAACTACGCCTATAAAAGGTATTAAATGGCTGCAAGCACCTTTGCTACTTTTCTGTTTCTTATGTTTCCTTTTTAATATTCGATGAAGTTTCTAATATTTACATTCAACCTCATCTTGGTGTTATACCttcgtaatatttatttttgttgtagtattggaataattaattaacttaaattttaacATAACAGTTACTCGTCTAAGcatttgcttaaattatttTAGTGTGGAATTATAGATATTTGCTCtgtattttgtaaatgaaattatacaaGCTTTTGGTCCATGACCGTAAATTAATCCGGagtccattttaattttttctgataaaaatatttgtttttatgtgaGCCAACCGTAAACACtataaatcaagtaaaatcgTTTTCTTTAtatgcaggtattttttataaagcaaagaaataaagtaatatgGAATATATATACGTTCTTGACTCATATATAACACATTTAGGTATTAGTTTATATATGCagctatataaaaaataatgcaaaaattacATCTGTTGATTGCCTGAAATCGACATTGTTCTTGTTGTTACAGTATTCCGGTacatgcaataaataaaaaaatataatgcttTGAATAATACGGGAGCGCAATTTCTAGACTGTTGGCTTCTTTTTAGTTTTCCACAAGTTTCGTTCCTTTCGCTTATGACATTCTTCACCGTAATTGTAATTTATGTGAAAACAAAATGTGGTAACAACTGCTCATGGTCTCCGTCTTAATTCAATTGTATTTCGAATTGTTTTCTTTAGGAGCAATTCTTGATTTCATAAGGATCTTTGTGTTTTACGTTGCTCTGGAACCAATCTAcgtcatatatgtacatatttattttacccCTTTATCACaagagttgttgttattgtttcttCTTAAACTATGGTCGCCTAAATATATATGCGTTTATGAATATATAGGTAATTGAGTTTTGATGCTTTTTCGCTTTGTGTTCTTTTGTAACTCTTACCCGCATGTATGATgtttttgtaacattcaaaagaTGGTTGTTTAAATTTACgtaactttttttgcttttagctTTTAGCTTGGATTGATGTGATTTTAAagatatagaaataaaatatcacTGCAATGCCTTTATCATCCAACTTTTCCTTATACTTTGGTTGTGAAGCTAGAATATTGCTAAGGTATTTTTTGTTATGAACGTCATTTTTGTTCACCTACACAATGTTTGCTGTATACAATATgtgttcatatacatatatattgttcATATACATTTATGAATCGTTACATATGTATCTTTAGTAAACCTGaaacaaaactaatatatttactgGAGCTAGCTAGTATCAAATCGAAAATTTACACTTAcctaaatttgcataaaaattgggGTATGAGTCAGTGTATCTATTCAATTTTAGTAGCCCATATCACGACGCATGAGATCGAAGACATATTCATCACGAACGTCATCCGGTACTGGTATATAACCGAGTGCAGGATGTAAAGTATTTGGGTTGAGAGGTTTCCATTTTTGACCAAGCAATGTATTGATTTCCTACCAGTAGTTATGAAAAACGATTACGTTATGTATATGCATAGAAGAGTATTATAAGGTATGACTTTACTTCAATAAATGAATCCATGCTTGATTCTGTGGGCGTGCTATCTATCATAGATACCTCTAAGCGTTTAAGCGTATGGCCTCGAAGACGTGAAATTCCAACAATATTGTGTAGATCTAGCACATAACCATGTATTACGATTTCCTCTAAATTTTTACAACGCCAGGCCATCATTACGAAGGGGTCTTGACCAGAGCGTAAAAATAAATCCATCACATTTTTATCGGAATGCTTGTATGCCTGTAAATAATGAGCGTTTTATTTGTCAAGTGATCTTAATTTAcgtttgctattttaaaaagtttggaaatatACTAACAGAATCTATCCACTGAATACTTTTCAGTTTACTGTTATTGTTGACAGACATCCACTCTAAGGCCTCAACGttcatctataataaaaatgtgtttagatAATAGTTTAAAAGTGAAAGATTTTCAAATCTTACAAAGTCACAAAATAAAACACGCAAATGTGTTATTGGCATGTTATGGCGCAGAATTCGCACTTGCAGCACTTCCACTGCTTCGAAAGCATATGCTAATGTTACTATCAAATCAATATTGGAGAAGGTGGCTCCAAATCTAGCCCAAGACGTATCAGAAATACCAGGATGTTGACGATCCAAACCATGTATACAGATTAATAGCTTTTTCAAAGGCAGTAGCTCCATGGCATGCAAAAGCTCTTCATTTAATGTATCGTAATCGAGTGATAAAaccttaaaaacaaatttcaaaagtaTATAATATTCATAAAATAGCAGATTAATTCTTATTTTCACCTGTAATGATGCACACTTTTGTAGCAAAGATGTTTTTATGGTAAATATGGGATAATGACTAGGGTCGAATTTAATCGAAGCCAATGTTAGCTGCAGCAATGCTTCTGGTTTGCTTAAAGCTTTTAATAAATCTGAACCGTAGTAGGTTAAAGCTTCTATTGCACCTAAATCCAACATTTGGCATGGGAACTGCTTgcgatttaaaaacattttcagcGGTTCCACAAAGCACCTAGAAATACAATTCAAATATACATTCTAATCTATATTAATTAAGAGAATTCTTCTCATACTGTTTAACATCGACAAGACTCTCTTCGTTTATATCGCCAGGTGGGATTAAGCCGACATTGTTAGTGTAAAAATGTAACCCTTGCAAATTTTCACAGCGTGCAATCCTTTAAATGGAACAAATTAAACGAATAGAATGGATTCATAGGGTATTTTATAAATACCTATACAAAATACGTCTTATTTTCTCCATATGGAAAACGttcagaaaatcaaaaattagcgTAACTTCACTTGCCAAATTACAAAGCTTTTGACGAAAAAACGCACATTGACGCTCATTGTTGATGTGTAATTTGAActtgaaattgttgaaaaatctgaaaacaTATCAATTTATTCATTCATGGTTTCAATAATCTTGCGATTATGGTAATATAGGGATATTTTCTTGGCTCATTTACAAAAGAAAGAATGGAAACTAATGTTACTCTTGTAGTAAGTAGcatatctttttcatggcaaaattttgttttaatagtaatataatatatactcaTGACTATAAAACATAGACCCTCATCGATCGACTgttaataacaaataattaataaataataattaaaatattaaattggtagcatttaataaaaatctttgTTCTCTATTacacacttatacatacatatatgtaattattAGATGTATTGTCGATCCATCACTTTAAAACGGCTTTCTTAAACCAATAACATTGCATTgcacaaaattttcttcaaatatgtatttttaaaaattagtttatactGGTGATATGCcatcgtatatacatatgtatataacacATACCTTTTCTGGAAAAGCACCCCACGCCAGTGGCGACAAGTTTGCGAAGCATTTAATCGATCCCGTGGCTCTAGATATTCATATATGTTGCCCAATACGAGAGTAGGTATTTGATCCCATTCTGACGAAACACGTCGGCTCATGTCTTGGTGTACAATCAGCACTACGTCTATTGCAATCTCACTTTTCGCCCTTTCACTGCCACTTCAATTTCCACTCGCTTGCTTCCACAGTTCCAACTataataaagttatttaatttttcatccaACTAAACTACCGTTAATCAAAAAAGCTAATAACATTTGATTTGCTATTGCCCAAATAGGACTTGAgttgactttttttgtgtattatattttgttttgcaaaacaaCACATATAAATAGTCGCAAAAATGAAATGCgtataaaattgtaaaactaaaaattttgatgaacaatAGAAATTTAGATTTCCGCCTTTCTTCAGTTTCGTTCTTATAGTTTTCAGTTTATTGAATTCCACTTACCGTTTGTATTTCAACCTTTTTAGTCCTTTagtaattttcttgaaaaatttacttaatttatactAAAAGGGCTTTCCTAATGAGTCTTttgcaaaatactttttatttttgtgcattaGATTTGCTTATTGGCTACTTCTCGGTTTTTTTCAACTCATATTCGACAAATTGAAATGCAATGTTGCCAGCTGTAACTTATTAAagcaaaactataaaattaatATGCGCTTACACCGACGCTAATCTTATTATACAGGAAAGAATTAGATTATAGATCGGTTCATAAATTGTTCTAGAAAAAAACTCGcttatgtcagtttttttttatttttatttattattttattaactccCTATAATTTTGACTAATAATTACgttttgcaattaaaattttctcaatAATTTGGTTTTGATGGCGAAGTGTAA is from Anastrepha ludens isolate Willacy chromosome 4, idAnaLude1.1, whole genome shotgun sequence and encodes:
- the LOC128862564 gene encoding F-box only protein 33: MSRRVSSEWDQIPTLVLGNIYEYLEPRDRLNASQTCRHWRGVLFQKRFFNNFKFKLHINNERQCAFFRQKLCNLASEVTLIFDFLNVFHMEKIRRILYRIARCENLQGLHFYTNNVGLIPPGDINEESLVDVKQCFVEPLKMFLNRKQFPCQMLDLGAIEALTYYGSDLLKALSKPEALLQLTLASIKFDPSHYPIFTIKTSLLQKCASLQVLSLDYDTLNEELLHAMELLPLKKLLICIHGLDRQHPGISDTSWARFGATFSNIDLIVTLAYAFEAVEVLQVRILRHNMPITHLRVLFCDFMNVEALEWMSVNNNSKLKSIQWIDSAYKHSDKNVMDLFLRSGQDPFVMMAWRCKNLEEIVIHGYVLDLHNIVGISRLRGHTLKRLEVSMIDSTPTESSMDSFIEEINTLLGQKWKPLNPNTLHPALGYIPVPDDVRDEYVFDLMRRDMGY